The Streptomyces phaeolivaceus genome has a window encoding:
- a CDS encoding DinB family protein, whose translation MIDEFAKDNLHGRLRRDREALLWKLDGLSEYDARRPLTATGTNLLGLVKHVATVEARYFGEVFDRPSPEPLPRWQDHDGSDLWATEDETRDQIIEFYRRTGEHSDATINELPLDASGHVPWWPEPHPNTNLFAVMVHVLGESIRHTGHADILRESLDGRTGVRPEYENQTDEEARAAYCAKIERAARSAAPIKAQRVSHVT comes from the coding sequence ATGATCGATGAATTCGCGAAGGACAACCTGCACGGAAGACTGCGGCGGGACCGCGAGGCGCTGCTCTGGAAACTCGACGGCCTGTCCGAGTACGACGCCCGCCGGCCTCTGACGGCGACCGGGACCAACCTCCTCGGCCTGGTCAAACACGTGGCCACCGTCGAGGCCAGGTACTTCGGCGAGGTCTTCGACCGCCCTTCCCCGGAACCGCTGCCCCGCTGGCAGGATCACGACGGCAGCGATCTGTGGGCGACCGAGGACGAGACCCGCGATCAGATCATCGAGTTCTACCGGCGTACCGGGGAACACTCGGACGCGACGATCAACGAGCTTCCCCTCGACGCCTCCGGTCATGTGCCCTGGTGGCCGGAGCCGCATCCCAACACGAACCTGTTCGCCGTCATGGTCCATGTCCTCGGCGAGTCCATCCGACACACAGGGCACGCCGACATCCTGCGCGAGAGCCTCGACGGCCGGACCGGGGTACGCCCCGAATACGAGAACCAGACCGACGAGGAAGCCCGTGCCGCCTACTGCGCGAAGATCGAGCGGGCCGCCAGGTCAGCCGCACCGATCAAGGCGCAGAGGGTGTCTCACGTGACGTGA
- a CDS encoding Atu4866 domain-containing protein: protein MDTVALAGGRGRRAEYVATLTPGNTPDFLVVPDELAADVPGAMATLTTRPEQVRALVAAGRPVLWAGADAPGRATAPETGVPAAADLTGSPRVGVWIDRNDFLHQELTADGRYDETRGERSHAYQGRYWIAGDRVDYLDDLDDLGFWAYGEFQGDELHHAGYVMKLGRPLRLAPPTLPAVPKEDLS, encoded by the coding sequence GTGGACACCGTCGCGCTGGCCGGCGGCCGTGGCCGGCGCGCGGAGTACGTCGCCACGCTGACCCCGGGCAACACCCCCGACTTCCTGGTGGTGCCCGACGAACTGGCCGCCGACGTGCCCGGCGCGATGGCCACCCTCACGACCCGGCCGGAGCAGGTCCGCGCCCTCGTCGCGGCCGGCCGCCCCGTGCTGTGGGCCGGCGCCGACGCCCCCGGCCGGGCCACCGCCCCCGAGACGGGTGTCCCGGCCGCCGCCGATCTGACCGGCAGCCCGCGCGTCGGGGTCTGGATCGACAGGAACGACTTCCTGCACCAGGAGTTGACCGCCGACGGCCGCTACGACGAGACCCGGGGCGAGCGCTCGCACGCCTACCAGGGCCGGTACTGGATCGCCGGCGACCGCGTCGACTACCTGGACGACCTGGACGACCTGGGCTTCTGGGCCTACGGCGAGTTCCAGGGCGACGAACTCCACCACGCGGGCTACGTCATGAAGCTCGGCCGACCCCTCCGACTCGCCCCACCCACGCTCCCCGCCGTACCGAAGGAAGACCTCTCATGA
- a CDS encoding magnesium and cobalt transport protein CorA, translating into MADRRAQPASKNTDPTAKGGRKTGWRRALPPGSAPPAGSPAPGARPESDAVAERAASVVEAALYQDGVRVSTPATLADTFRELREEPAGMAWIGLARPTESELLSLAAEFDLHPLAVEDAMEAHQRPKLERYGETLFVVLRAARYLDAQEEVDFGELHVFVGPDFVITVRHGAAPDLSAVRRRMEETPELLKLGPEAVLYAILDAVVDGYAPVVAGVQNDVDEIETEVFRGDPAVSRRIYELSREMVEFQRATRPLVGMLHGLMAGFTKYETDDELQRYLRDVADHVTHTSERVDGFRQALTDILTVNATLVTQQQNAEMRALAEAGFEQNEEIKKISSWAAILFAPTLVGTIYGMNFDHMPELSWGLGYPFAIVLMAVVCTSLYIIFKRRDWL; encoded by the coding sequence ATGGCCGATCGACGCGCCCAACCGGCCTCGAAGAACACCGACCCCACCGCGAAGGGCGGCCGGAAGACCGGCTGGCGCCGTGCCCTGCCCCCCGGGTCGGCACCGCCCGCCGGGTCCCCGGCACCGGGTGCACGGCCGGAGTCGGATGCCGTGGCCGAGCGGGCGGCCAGTGTGGTGGAGGCGGCGCTGTACCAGGACGGCGTACGGGTCTCCACTCCCGCGACGCTCGCGGACACGTTCCGTGAGCTGCGGGAGGAGCCGGCCGGTATGGCGTGGATCGGGCTGGCCCGCCCGACCGAGTCCGAACTCCTTTCCCTGGCAGCCGAGTTCGACCTCCATCCGCTCGCCGTCGAGGACGCGATGGAGGCCCATCAACGCCCCAAGCTGGAGCGGTACGGCGAAACCCTCTTCGTCGTCCTGCGCGCCGCCCGCTATCTCGACGCGCAGGAGGAGGTCGACTTCGGCGAGCTGCATGTGTTCGTGGGGCCGGACTTCGTCATCACGGTCCGGCACGGGGCGGCACCCGATCTGTCGGCGGTCCGCCGCCGGATGGAGGAGACACCGGAGCTGCTGAAGCTCGGGCCGGAGGCGGTCCTCTACGCCATCCTCGACGCGGTGGTCGACGGTTACGCCCCCGTGGTCGCCGGCGTCCAGAACGACGTCGACGAGATCGAGACGGAGGTCTTCCGCGGCGACCCGGCGGTCTCCCGCCGCATCTACGAACTCTCCCGCGAAATGGTCGAGTTCCAGCGCGCCACCCGCCCCCTGGTGGGCATGCTCCACGGCCTGATGGCCGGCTTCACCAAGTACGAGACGGACGACGAACTCCAGCGCTATCTGCGCGATGTCGCCGACCACGTCACCCACACCAGCGAACGCGTCGACGGCTTCCGCCAGGCCCTCACCGACATCCTCACGGTCAACGCCACGCTCGTCACCCAGCAGCAGAACGCGGAGATGCGGGCACTGGCGGAGGCGGGCTTCGAGCAGAACGAGGAGATCAAAAAAATCTCGTCCTGGGCCGCGATCCTGTTCGCCCCGACCCTCGTCGGCACGATCTACGGCATGAACTTCGACCACATGCCGGAACTGAGCTGGGGCCTCGGATACCCCTTCGCGATCGTCCTGATGGCGGTCGTCTGCACCAGTCTGTACATCATCTTCAAACGCCGGGACTGGCTCTGA
- a CDS encoding ISL3 family transposase, with amino-acid sequence MVNDTTLLLDLDGVSVMRVERLQCGGRRVHLATADASARACPACGVFATRVKGWATTRPRDLPYGESGLEFVWHKRRWWCRETACPRRSFTEQIEQIPAGARITGRLRAASGRRVRDAGSTVIQTARDLHLSWPTVMNAFRTAAREVVGAPLPEVEVLGIDETRRGRTRWEQDPDTGKWKMTRDRWHTGFVDALGSGGLLGQVEGRTVADVLAWLSTTPLTWRKAIRYVAIDMSAVYRSAIRTGLPEATVVVDHFHVVQLANKMLSLVRRRTTAEIRGRRGRAGDPEWKARRRLLRNREDLDHEQFERMWNPLLDEGKIGQTLLTAWIAKESLRTLLALARTDAGRNQVGHARWKFLTWCADADIPEVRTLAATVDRWWPEIQAFIDTGHSNAKSEGINRVIKLVARHAFGFRNADNQRLRTRCVTTRRARGHLRTA; translated from the coding sequence TTGGTCAACGATACGACGTTGCTGCTGGACCTCGACGGAGTGTCCGTCATGCGGGTCGAGCGGCTTCAGTGCGGTGGGCGCCGGGTTCACCTGGCCACGGCGGACGCCTCGGCCCGGGCCTGTCCGGCCTGCGGGGTCTTCGCAACCCGGGTGAAGGGCTGGGCGACCACCCGGCCTCGTGATCTGCCCTACGGGGAGAGCGGGCTGGAGTTCGTCTGGCACAAGCGGCGCTGGTGGTGCCGTGAGACGGCCTGTCCACGACGGTCGTTCACCGAGCAGATCGAGCAGATACCGGCCGGGGCCCGGATCACCGGGCGGCTGCGGGCCGCGTCCGGGCGGCGCGTGAGGGATGCCGGTTCCACGGTCATCCAGACGGCCCGCGATCTGCACCTGTCCTGGCCGACCGTGATGAACGCCTTCCGCACCGCCGCCCGCGAGGTCGTCGGGGCTCCGCTGCCCGAGGTCGAAGTGCTGGGCATCGATGAGACCCGGCGCGGACGGACCCGGTGGGAACAGGATCCGGACACCGGGAAGTGGAAGATGACCAGGGACCGCTGGCACACCGGGTTCGTCGACGCCCTCGGATCCGGCGGACTGCTCGGGCAGGTCGAGGGCCGCACCGTCGCCGACGTGCTGGCCTGGCTTTCCACCACGCCCCTGACCTGGAGGAAGGCCATCCGATACGTCGCCATCGACATGTCGGCCGTCTACCGCTCCGCGATCCGCACCGGCCTGCCCGAGGCCACCGTCGTGGTCGATCACTTTCATGTGGTGCAGCTCGCGAACAAGATGCTCTCCCTGGTCCGGCGCCGCACGACCGCCGAGATCCGCGGCCGGCGCGGACGCGCCGGTGACCCCGAGTGGAAAGCCCGACGCCGCCTGCTCCGCAACCGCGAAGACCTTGACCACGAGCAGTTCGAGCGCATGTGGAACCCGCTGCTGGACGAAGGGAAGATCGGACAGACGCTGCTGACGGCGTGGATCGCCAAAGAAAGCCTGCGCACCCTCCTCGCCCTGGCCCGCACCGACGCCGGCCGGAACCAAGTCGGCCATGCCCGCTGGAAGTTCCTCACCTGGTGCGCGGACGCCGACATCCCCGAAGTCCGCACCCTCGCGGCCACCGTCGACCGCTGGTGGCCCGAAATCCAGGCGTTCATCGACACCGGACACAGCAACGCCAAGAGCGAAGGGATCAACCGCGTGATCAAGCTCGTCGCCCGCCACGCGTTCGGCTTCCGCAACGCCGACAACCAGCGACTACGCACACGTTGCGTCACCACGCGGCGAGCCCGTGGGCACCTCCGCACCGCTTAA
- a CDS encoding prolyl oligopeptidase family serine peptidase, giving the protein MPWRYADHASTSTSTSTSTSVGTVGAAGAVGNPAGAGTAPASAFTAPVPVPLPGTAGPLDTPQPLRSHGCWYPSVDPSGRYVAFICDRGGVPQLWTGPVDGHEVHLLDSDPHPVKEVAWSPDGRWIAYTTAPGGGEHTRVLCVRPDGTGRRVLAGAEPGSSAYLGCWQYDGSAVAVTVAEPVRTPGGAETEERPVPSEPGLADPRTYTTRRPAGWTARDGRAVLLGGPHHGDAAPTARTPGGTAPGGTDTDRVPEAAGVPAERDGGDGDGGRGDGAASKEGGGTGVVGGGLAAYLVDPLGVVAPALLAVERGAATLRVCDISRDGRLALVRRGPRGRREALVVRTGDLRTTFALHVADGDPWIGRFSPDGGTLWLRSDAAREFAALFAVRLDGEGERRGLSVAAERADCGLELLAFGHDGHTAALAWNVRGATELEVVTVDSEGGEARPGPPRNVPLPHEVVTRIPRVGGRAGLVLALSGSQRRPGVWWYSEGSARRTPWSSRDEDAVPPGRPPVRPVPLRPTARDGLPLSGWYYRAPGRAPGVPAPCVIHLHGGPEEQERPVFNPLYHELLGRGLDIFAPDVRGSSGHGRSFVDADLGTGRFAAIEDVADCAAHVVVAGLADPRRLAVMGRSYGGYLVMASLVWHPALFRTGVAACGMSDFATFYAGTEPWIAESAAHKYGHPEHDRELLRELSPMTRVDALRVPVLTVHGEHDTNVPLGESEQFVRAARERGLQAALLMLRDEGHDFLRADSRKLFRRTAADWIERHVAG; this is encoded by the coding sequence ATGCCTTGGCGGTACGCGGACCACGCCTCCACCTCCACCTCCACCTCCACCTCCACCTCCGTGGGAACGGTCGGCGCGGCCGGGGCGGTCGGCAACCCCGCCGGTGCGGGCACGGCGCCGGCCTCGGCCTTCACCGCGCCCGTGCCGGTGCCGCTTCCCGGGACCGCCGGGCCGCTGGACACCCCGCAGCCGCTGCGGTCCCACGGCTGCTGGTACCCGTCCGTGGACCCGAGCGGCAGGTATGTCGCGTTCATCTGCGACCGGGGCGGGGTTCCGCAGCTGTGGACCGGGCCGGTCGACGGACACGAGGTCCATCTGCTGGACTCCGATCCCCACCCCGTCAAGGAGGTGGCCTGGTCGCCCGACGGCCGCTGGATCGCCTACACCACGGCTCCCGGCGGCGGTGAACACACCCGGGTGCTGTGCGTCCGCCCCGACGGCACCGGACGCCGTGTCCTCGCCGGTGCCGAGCCCGGCAGCTCCGCGTATCTGGGCTGCTGGCAGTACGACGGCTCGGCGGTGGCCGTCACCGTCGCCGAGCCGGTCCGCACACCGGGCGGCGCCGAGACGGAAGAGAGGCCCGTCCCCTCGGAGCCGGGCCTCGCCGACCCGCGCACCTACACCACGCGCCGCCCGGCGGGCTGGACCGCACGGGACGGCCGAGCCGTACTCCTGGGCGGCCCCCACCACGGCGACGCCGCTCCGACGGCCCGCACACCGGGAGGGACCGCCCCGGGAGGGACCGACACCGACCGCGTACCGGAGGCGGCCGGCGTACCCGCCGAACGTGACGGCGGGGACGGTGACGGCGGGCGGGGCGACGGCGCGGCCTCGAAGGAAGGCGGCGGGACCGGCGTCGTCGGTGGAGGGCTGGCGGCCTATCTCGTGGATCCGCTCGGTGTCGTCGCGCCCGCCCTGTTGGCGGTGGAGCGGGGCGCCGCCACCCTGCGGGTGTGCGACATCAGCCGGGACGGGCGGCTGGCGTTGGTGCGGCGGGGGCCGCGCGGGCGGCGTGAGGCCCTGGTCGTGCGGACCGGGGATCTGCGGACGACGTTCGCCCTGCATGTCGCCGACGGCGATCCATGGATCGGCCGGTTCTCCCCGGACGGCGGGACGCTGTGGCTGCGCAGCGACGCGGCACGCGAGTTCGCCGCGCTGTTCGCCGTACGGCTGGACGGCGAAGGGGAGCGGCGGGGCCTGTCCGTGGCGGCGGAACGGGCCGACTGCGGGCTGGAGTTGCTGGCCTTCGGCCACGACGGACACACCGCGGCCCTGGCCTGGAACGTGCGCGGGGCCACCGAGCTGGAGGTCGTCACCGTCGACTCGGAGGGCGGGGAGGCCCGGCCGGGGCCGCCGCGGAACGTGCCGCTGCCGCACGAGGTGGTGACCCGTATCCCTCGGGTCGGCGGCCGGGCGGGACTGGTGCTGGCGCTGTCCGGCTCACAGCGCCGCCCCGGGGTGTGGTGGTACTCCGAGGGCAGCGCGCGGCGGACCCCGTGGTCGTCGCGGGACGAGGACGCCGTGCCGCCCGGCCGCCCGCCCGTACGGCCGGTGCCGCTGCGGCCGACGGCCCGCGACGGGCTGCCGCTGAGCGGCTGGTACTACCGGGCGCCGGGCCGGGCCCCCGGGGTGCCCGCGCCCTGTGTGATCCATCTGCACGGCGGCCCGGAGGAGCAGGAACGGCCGGTGTTCAACCCGCTCTACCACGAACTGCTGGGCCGGGGGCTGGACATCTTCGCCCCGGATGTGCGCGGCTCCTCGGGGCACGGCCGGTCGTTCGTCGACGCCGACCTCGGCACGGGACGGTTCGCCGCGATCGAGGACGTCGCCGACTGCGCGGCCCATGTCGTCGTGGCCGGTCTCGCCGATCCGCGCCGGCTCGCCGTCATGGGCCGCTCGTACGGCGGCTATCTGGTGATGGCCTCCCTGGTGTGGCACCCGGCCCTCTTCCGCACCGGCGTCGCGGCCTGCGGCATGTCCGACTTCGCGACCTTCTACGCCGGCACCGAGCCGTGGATCGCGGAATCGGCCGCGCACAAGTACGGGCACCCGGAACACGACCGGGAGCTGCTGCGGGAGTTGTCCCCGATGACCCGGGTCGACGCGCTGCGTGTGCCCGTCCTGACGGTCCACGGCGAGCACGACACCAATGTGCCGCTCGGCGAGTCCGAGCAGTTCGTCCGGGCGGCCCGCGAACGCGGTTTGCAGGCCGCGCTGTTGATGCTGCGCGACGAGGGCCACGACTTCCTGCGCGCGGACAGCCGGAAGCTCTTCCGCCGGACCGCCGCCGACTGGATCGAGCGCCATGTCGCCGGCTGA
- a CDS encoding carboxylate-amine ligase: protein MTVRVGVEEEFHVLDAESGRLVPGAGTVLGRLRGSEFKTELQRSAVEWNSLVHDSLDSLHADLSGARRRLDAAASGLGLAVVAAGTVPFARLTPGDATPDFRYRHMVDEYRRVADEHLVCSAQVHVDVPDRDTAVRIMCAVSPWLPPLLALSASSPFWLGADTGYASWRTMLWQRWPTAGPVGCFAGAADYDAAVEGLIRSGVIKDSGMVYYDLRPSEHQRTLELRVCDASPRTETVVLIAGLFRALVEDARVRLERPGWVCDGRHEWLRAAMWRAAQSGLEGDLVDPETRRAAPAPTVLRDMLRRLRPVLEAQGDWDTVRVLLEEALARGSAAHRLRGVAEEEGLPACVGALAAETRGERGRSGGPGAAPAVRRRPVAAAGAGPPEASAAYSVESVGG, encoded by the coding sequence GTGACCGTTCGTGTGGGCGTAGAGGAAGAGTTCCATGTTCTGGACGCGGAGAGCGGTCGATTGGTCCCAGGAGCCGGTACGGTCCTCGGTCGATTGCGCGGATCCGAGTTCAAGACCGAGCTTCAGCGGTCGGCGGTGGAGTGGAACAGCCTGGTGCACGACTCGCTGGACTCCCTGCACGCCGACCTGTCCGGCGCCCGGCGGCGACTGGACGCGGCGGCCTCCGGGCTGGGCCTCGCCGTCGTCGCGGCCGGAACCGTACCGTTCGCACGGCTGACGCCCGGTGACGCCACCCCGGACTTCCGTTACCGGCACATGGTCGACGAGTACCGCCGGGTCGCCGACGAGCATCTGGTGTGCAGCGCGCAGGTCCATGTCGACGTGCCCGACCGGGACACTGCCGTACGGATCATGTGCGCGGTCTCGCCGTGGCTGCCGCCGCTGCTGGCCCTGTCCGCCAGCTCGCCGTTCTGGCTCGGCGCGGACACGGGGTACGCGAGCTGGCGGACGATGCTGTGGCAGCGCTGGCCCACCGCGGGGCCGGTCGGCTGCTTCGCCGGGGCCGCCGACTACGACGCCGCCGTCGAGGGACTGATCCGGTCCGGCGTGATCAAGGACTCGGGGATGGTCTACTACGACCTGCGGCCCAGCGAGCACCAGCGGACCCTGGAGCTTCGCGTCTGCGACGCCAGTCCGCGCACCGAGACAGTCGTGCTCATCGCCGGGCTGTTCCGGGCCCTGGTCGAGGACGCGCGGGTCCGGCTGGAGCGGCCCGGGTGGGTCTGCGACGGACGGCACGAATGGCTTCGGGCCGCGATGTGGCGGGCGGCCCAGTCGGGTCTGGAGGGCGATCTGGTCGATCCGGAGACCCGTCGCGCCGCGCCCGCCCCGACCGTCCTGCGCGACATGCTCCGTCGGCTGCGCCCGGTCCTGGAGGCCCAGGGCGACTGGGACACCGTACGTGTGCTCCTGGAGGAGGCCCTGGCCAGGGGCAGCGCGGCGCATCGGCTGCGCGGGGTCGCCGAGGAGGAGGGCCTGCCCGCCTGTGTCGGGGCGCTGGCCGCCGAGACCCGGGGCGAGCGGGGGCGGAGCGGCGGTCCCGGAGCGGCCCCGGCCGTGCGCCGGCGGCCCGTCGCGGCGGCCGGGGCGGGTCCGCCCGAGGCCTCGGCGGCGTACTCGGTGGAGTCCGTCGGCGGCTGA
- a CDS encoding Atu4866 domain-containing protein, producing the protein MTSDDTPRAPHPYVGMGVTADGFIRQELLPDGRYDEARGNRRSAYTGSYTVSGDHIDYVDDTGFTATGDVRDGVLFHEHLVLYRESDRHTRR; encoded by the coding sequence ATGACCAGCGACGACACACCCCGCGCCCCGCATCCGTACGTCGGCATGGGGGTGACGGCGGATGGATTCATCCGCCAGGAACTACTGCCCGACGGCCGCTACGACGAGGCCCGCGGCAACCGCCGCAGCGCCTACACCGGCAGCTACACCGTCAGCGGCGACCACATCGACTACGTCGACGACACCGGCTTCACCGCCACCGGGGACGTCCGCGACGGCGTTCTCTTCCACGAGCACCTGGTCCTCTACCGTGAGAGCGACCGACACACCCGCCGCTAG
- a CDS encoding IS701 family transposase produces MTVEQVESWSEGVAGLHARFAHRFGRSEPRERALDYLNGLVAPLEKKNGWTLSEQVGQLRPDGVQRLLNHSDWDENAVRDDVRDFVVETIGAKNAVLICDDTGFLKKGTKSAGVQRQYTGTAGRTENCQIGTFLAYASARGRALIDRELYIPVSWTDDRERCRAAGIDDEIPFATKNEHCKWMLQRAVDAGIPFAWVTADEAYGQVKHLRVWLEERRIAHVLATKVNDTVTTADGGDARVDQLVAALPRQAWKRVSGGQGAHGERIYDWARVAIRPYWENGFGHWVLARRSISDPTEIAYYVCYGSVASRLKDLVKVAAARWAVEECFQTAKGECGLDHYQVRLYRAWYRHITLAMAALAYLTAVRAAEAAKGAERTTGKTSYPSASRRSAD; encoded by the coding sequence CTGACGGTTGAGCAGGTCGAGTCGTGGTCCGAGGGGGTGGCCGGGCTCCATGCCCGGTTCGCCCACCGTTTCGGCAGGTCGGAGCCCCGCGAGCGGGCGCTGGACTACCTGAACGGACTCGTCGCGCCGCTGGAGAAGAAGAACGGGTGGACGCTGTCCGAGCAGGTCGGGCAGCTCCGCCCGGACGGCGTCCAGCGCCTGCTCAACCACTCCGACTGGGACGAGAACGCGGTCCGCGACGATGTGCGCGACTTCGTCGTGGAGACCATCGGAGCCAAGAACGCGGTCCTGATCTGCGACGACACCGGTTTCCTGAAGAAGGGCACCAAGTCCGCCGGAGTCCAGCGGCAGTACACAGGTACCGCCGGCCGCACGGAGAACTGCCAGATCGGGACCTTCCTGGCCTACGCCTCCGCCAGGGGGCGGGCATTGATCGACCGTGAGCTCTACATCCCCGTTTCCTGGACGGATGACCGTGAGCGCTGCCGCGCAGCCGGGATCGACGACGAGATCCCCTTCGCGACCAAGAATGAGCACTGCAAGTGGATGCTGCAACGTGCCGTCGACGCAGGCATCCCGTTCGCGTGGGTCACCGCTGACGAGGCATACGGGCAGGTCAAGCACCTGCGGGTATGGCTGGAGGAACGCAGGATCGCGCACGTACTGGCCACCAAGGTCAACGACACCGTGACCACGGCGGACGGCGGCGACGCCAGGGTGGACCAGTTGGTCGCCGCCCTGCCCAGGCAAGCGTGGAAGCGGGTTTCCGGGGGCCAGGGCGCGCACGGCGAACGGATCTACGACTGGGCCCGCGTCGCCATCCGCCCGTACTGGGAGAACGGCTTCGGGCACTGGGTTCTGGCCCGCCGCAGCATCAGCGACCCCACCGAGATCGCCTACTACGTCTGCTACGGATCGGTGGCCTCCCGGCTGAAAGACCTGGTCAAGGTAGCCGCCGCGAGGTGGGCGGTGGAGGAGTGCTTCCAGACCGCCAAGGGCGAGTGCGGCCTGGACCACTACCAGGTGAGGCTCTACCGGGCCTGGTACCGCCACATCACCCTGGCCATGGCCGCCCTCGCCTACCTGACCGCCGTCCGCGCCGCAGAAGCCGCAAAAGGGGCGGAGCGGACGACGGGCAAGACCTCATACCCCTCAGCGTCCCGGAGATCCGCCGACTGA
- a CDS encoding N-acetylglutaminylglutamine amidotransferase: MCGLCGEIRFDGGRPDLAAVERMTDRLAPRGPDGRGLWSQGAVALGHRRLKIIDLSECGAQPMTDPAGRISGVFNGCVYNYKELRAELRGLGHRFFSGSDTEVVLKAYQQWGTACVERFYGMFAFAIAEQATGRLVLARDRLGIKPLYLAHAPGRLRFASSLPSLLAGGGVDTSLDPVALHQYMSWHATVAAPRTVLAGVRKLPAATVRVVEPDGRHHDIRYWQPSYTRRPEDAGLSADDWRDAVLDALRTAVRRRMVADVPVGVLLSGGLDSSLIVALLADEGQRDLATFSVGFESEGGEEGDEFRWSDLVARHFGTAHHQLMVPSDRVSTALDAAIAAMSEPMISHDVVAFHLLAEQVAKEVKVVQSGQGADEVFAGYHWYPDMAVASRERAAEAYATTYFDRAHTDLTGVLRPSVLADHDVSGRFVREHMARPGAETALDAALRLDAEVMLVDDPVKRVDNMTMDWGLEARVPFLDHELVELAAVCPPELKLSDGGKGVLKAAGRRVLPAEVVDRPKGYFPVPAVKHMAGPVLGRVREALSAPEARARGVFEDAYVAELLSAPDEHRTRRGANALWQIALLEIWLQTHGIR; this comes from the coding sequence ATGTGCGGTCTCTGCGGTGAGATCCGTTTCGACGGCGGACGGCCCGATCTGGCGGCCGTCGAGCGCATGACCGACCGCCTCGCCCCCCGAGGGCCGGACGGCAGGGGCCTGTGGTCGCAGGGCGCCGTCGCCCTGGGGCACCGCCGGCTGAAGATCATCGATCTGTCCGAGTGCGGGGCCCAGCCGATGACCGACCCGGCCGGGCGGATCTCCGGTGTCTTCAACGGCTGCGTCTACAACTACAAGGAGCTGCGCGCGGAGCTGCGGGGTCTCGGCCATCGCTTCTTCTCCGGCTCCGACACCGAGGTGGTGCTCAAGGCGTACCAGCAGTGGGGCACCGCCTGCGTCGAACGGTTCTACGGCATGTTCGCGTTCGCGATCGCCGAACAGGCCACCGGACGCCTGGTGCTGGCCCGTGACCGGCTGGGCATCAAGCCGCTGTATCTGGCGCACGCGCCGGGGCGGCTGCGGTTCGCCTCCTCGCTGCCGTCGCTGCTGGCGGGCGGCGGTGTCGACACCTCGCTCGACCCCGTGGCATTGCACCAGTACATGAGCTGGCACGCCACCGTGGCCGCCCCGCGCACCGTCCTCGCCGGGGTGCGCAAGCTGCCGGCGGCCACCGTGCGGGTCGTGGAGCCGGACGGACGCCACCACGACATCCGCTACTGGCAGCCGTCGTACACCCGGCGGCCCGAGGACGCGGGGCTGAGCGCCGACGACTGGCGGGACGCGGTGCTCGACGCGCTGCGCACCGCCGTGCGCCGGCGCATGGTGGCCGACGTGCCCGTGGGTGTGCTGCTGTCCGGCGGCCTCGACTCCAGTCTGATCGTGGCGCTGCTGGCCGACGAGGGGCAGCGGGATCTCGCGACCTTCAGTGTGGGGTTCGAGTCCGAGGGTGGTGAGGAGGGTGACGAGTTCCGCTGGTCCGACCTGGTCGCGCGGCACTTCGGCACGGCCCACCATCAGCTGATGGTGCCCTCGGACCGGGTGTCGACGGCGCTGGACGCGGCGATCGCGGCGATGAGCGAGCCGATGATCAGCCATGACGTGGTGGCCTTCCATCTGCTGGCGGAGCAGGTGGCGAAGGAGGTGAAGGTCGTCCAGAGCGGGCAGGGCGCGGACGAGGTCTTCGCCGGTTACCACTGGTATCCGGACATGGCGGTCGCTTCGCGGGAGCGCGCGGCCGAGGCGTACGCCACGACGTACTTCGACCGGGCGCACACCGACCTCACCGGGGTGCTGCGGCCCTCCGTGCTGGCCGATCACGATGTGTCCGGGCGGTTCGTACGGGAGCACATGGCGCGTCCGGGGGCCGAGACCGCGCTCGACGCGGCGCTGCGGCTCGACGCGGAGGTGATGCTCGTCGACGATCCGGTCAAGCGGGTGGACAACATGACGATGGACTGGGGGCTGGAGGCCCGGGTGCCGTTCCTCGACCACGAGCTGGTGGAGCTGGCCGCCGTCTGCCCGCCGGAGCTGAAGCTCTCCGACGGCGGGAAGGGCGTCCTCAAGGCCGCCGGGCGCCGGGTGCTGCCCGCCGAGGTCGTCGACCGGCCCAAGGGCTACTTCCCGGTCCCCGCCGTCAAGCACATGGCCGGCCCCGTGCTGGGACGCGTCCGGGAGGCCCTGTCCGCGCCCGAGGCGAGGGCGCGCGGCGTCTTCGAGGACGCGTACGTCGCCGAACTGCTGTCGGCACCGGACGAGCACCGGACCCGACGCGGGGCGAACGCGCTGTGGCAGATAGCCCTGCTGGAGATATGGCTGCAGACGCACGGGATCAGGTGA